The following proteins are encoded in a genomic region of Galbibacter sp. BG1:
- the aspS gene encoding aspartate--tRNA ligase, whose product MYRSHTCGELRNEHIHNEVTLSGWVQKVRDKGFMVWVDLRDRYGITQLIFDEERTPKEVLETAQKLGREFVIQVDGTVIERESKNPNIPTGDIEVLVKSIKVLNESKTPPFTIENETDGGDDLRMKYRYLDIRRNPVKNSLIFRHKVGIEVRNYLSKEGFIEVETPYLIKSTPEGARDFVVPSRMNEGQFYALPQSPQTFKQLLMVGGMDKYFQIVKCFRDEDLRADRQPEFTQIDCEMAFVEQEDILNVFEGLTRHLLKEIKGVEIDSFPRMSYDDAMRKYGNDKPDIRFGMEFGELNEVAQHKDFKVFNEAELVVGIAVPGAASYTRKDIDKLIDWVKRPQVGALGMVYVKCNEDGTFKSSVDKFYDQKDLKKWAESTRAQAGDLICVLSGPTDKTRSQLSALRMEMAERLGLRKADEFAPLWVLDFPLLEWDEETKRYHAMHHPFTSPKPEDIKLLDTEPGQVRANAYDLVLNGNEIGGGSIRIFDRDLQALMFKHLGFTDEEAKAQFGFLMDAFQYGAPPHGGLAFGFDRLVAILGGQETIRDFIAFPKNNAGRDVMIDAPAKIDDEQLKELHIKLNL is encoded by the coding sequence ATGTATAGAAGTCATACTTGTGGCGAATTGCGCAACGAACACATACATAATGAGGTAACCCTTTCTGGTTGGGTTCAAAAAGTAAGGGATAAAGGGTTTATGGTTTGGGTCGATCTACGGGATCGCTATGGCATTACTCAATTAATTTTTGATGAAGAGCGTACTCCGAAGGAAGTTTTGGAAACCGCTCAAAAATTAGGAAGGGAATTTGTTATTCAGGTAGATGGAACGGTAATAGAAAGAGAATCTAAAAATCCTAACATTCCCACTGGAGATATCGAAGTATTGGTAAAGAGCATTAAGGTTTTAAATGAATCTAAAACCCCTCCTTTTACTATTGAAAATGAAACAGATGGTGGTGACGATCTTCGGATGAAATACCGTTACTTAGATATTAGGCGTAACCCAGTTAAAAACAGTTTGATTTTTAGGCATAAAGTAGGGATTGAAGTTAGAAATTACCTGTCCAAAGAAGGTTTTATCGAAGTGGAAACCCCTTACTTAATAAAATCTACCCCAGAAGGGGCCCGCGATTTCGTGGTGCCTTCCCGTATGAATGAAGGCCAGTTTTACGCCCTTCCGCAATCACCACAAACATTCAAGCAATTGCTAATGGTGGGAGGAATGGATAAGTATTTTCAAATTGTAAAATGTTTTAGGGATGAAGACCTTAGGGCCGACAGACAACCTGAATTTACGCAAATAGACTGCGAAATGGCCTTTGTAGAACAGGAAGATATTTTAAATGTCTTTGAAGGCTTAACCCGTCATCTACTCAAAGAGATTAAAGGCGTGGAAATAGATAGTTTCCCAAGAATGTCCTACGACGACGCCATGCGCAAATATGGAAACGATAAGCCAGATATACGTTTTGGAATGGAATTTGGCGAACTCAATGAAGTAGCGCAGCACAAAGACTTTAAAGTTTTTAACGAGGCAGAATTGGTTGTTGGGATTGCCGTTCCGGGAGCTGCTTCTTATACCAGAAAAGACATTGATAAACTTATCGATTGGGTAAAGCGTCCTCAAGTGGGAGCCTTGGGAATGGTGTATGTAAAATGTAATGAGGACGGAACTTTTAAATCTTCCGTAGATAAGTTTTATGATCAAAAAGACCTTAAAAAATGGGCTGAATCTACCAGAGCACAAGCTGGTGATTTAATCTGCGTGCTTTCTGGCCCAACGGATAAAACCCGTAGCCAGCTAAGTGCGTTGAGAATGGAAATGGCAGAACGTCTCGGACTACGAAAAGCTGACGAGTTTGCGCCACTTTGGGTGTTGGATTTCCCTCTATTGGAATGGGACGAAGAAACAAAACGCTACCACGCCATGCACCACCCATTCACGTCTCCTAAACCAGAAGACATAAAACTCTTGGATACAGAACCTGGCCAAGTAAGAGCCAATGCATACGATCTTGTTTTAAACGGAAACGAAATTGGAGGTGGATCTATAAGAATTTTTGACAGGGATTTACAAGCACTCATGTTTAAGCATTTAGGTTTTACAGATGAAGAGGCAAAAGCTCAATTTGGTTTCTTAATGGATGCTTTCCAATACGGAGCCCCTCCTCATGGCGGATTGGCCTTTGGTTTTGACCGATTGGTAGCCATTTTGGGCGGACAAGAAACTATACGGGACTTTATTGCTTTCCCAAAAAACAATGCCGGTCGTGATGTAATGATCGACGCACCTGCAAAAATTGATGACGAGCAATTAAAAGAGCTACATATTAAATTAAATCTATAA
- a CDS encoding YicC/YloC family endoribonuclease has protein sequence MIKSMTGYGKNIIQLPSKKITVELKSLNSKNLDLNARIPSSYREKEIELRNLIANSLERGKVDFSLYVEITGEASNTQVNANVVREYIEQLRSVNPTKFTDKDDIELLKMAVRMPDALKAERDEIDEDEYREIKNALEEALKEINIFRSHEGAVLEKDFVSRIENILVLLKKVEEIDPERLEAVRERLEKAVADLKENVDENRFEQELIYYLEKFDITEEKVRLANHLDYFLKTLASDDSNGKKLGFISQEIGREINTIGSKANYAPMQQVVVQMKDELEKIKEQMLNVL, from the coding sequence ATGATAAAGTCAATGACTGGTTATGGGAAGAACATTATTCAACTTCCTTCAAAAAAAATCACTGTAGAATTAAAATCTTTAAACAGTAAAAACCTCGATCTCAATGCACGAATTCCGTCTTCTTATCGGGAAAAGGAAATAGAACTCAGAAATCTTATTGCAAATAGTCTTGAAAGGGGTAAGGTAGATTTTAGTCTGTATGTAGAAATAACCGGCGAAGCTTCCAATACTCAGGTAAATGCCAACGTGGTTAGGGAGTATATCGAACAGTTACGAAGTGTTAATCCCACAAAATTTACAGATAAAGACGACATTGAACTTTTAAAGATGGCGGTAAGAATGCCGGATGCTTTAAAAGCAGAGCGTGATGAAATAGATGAAGATGAATACAGGGAAATTAAAAACGCCTTGGAAGAGGCTTTAAAAGAGATCAATATCTTTCGTTCCCACGAAGGCGCTGTTTTAGAAAAGGATTTTGTAAGCCGCATTGAAAATATCTTGGTTTTACTTAAAAAAGTGGAAGAGATAGACCCAGAAAGATTGGAAGCGGTTCGCGAACGGTTGGAGAAAGCGGTGGCAGATTTAAAGGAAAACGTAGATGAAAACCGTTTTGAACAAGAATTGATCTACTATTTGGAGAAATTTGATATTACCGAAGAGAAAGTCCGTTTGGCAAATCACCTCGATTACTTTTTAAAAACATTGGCTTCCGATGATTCCAACGGAAAAAAACTAGGATTTATCAGTCAAGAAATAGGTAGGGAGATAAACACTATTGGTTCTAAGGCCAATTATGCGCCCATGCAACAAGTGGTGGTGCAAATGAAAGATGAGTTGGAGAAGATTAAGGAACAAATGTTGAATGTTCTTTAG
- a CDS encoding nucleoside deaminase: MIEPFDDTYFMKKALQEAEAAFDKDEIPVGAIVVVDNRIIARTHNLTETLTDVTAHAEMQAITAAANFLGGKYLSGCTLYVTLEPCQMCAGALYWSQISKIVYGATDEQRGFNSMGTKLHPKTKVVSGVMEAEAVSLLKRFFIEKRNLN, from the coding sequence ATGATAGAACCCTTTGACGATACGTACTTTATGAAAAAAGCGCTGCAAGAGGCAGAAGCTGCTTTCGATAAAGATGAAATCCCGGTTGGTGCGATTGTAGTGGTAGACAATAGAATTATCGCAAGAACGCACAACCTTACAGAAACCTTAACCGACGTAACCGCGCATGCCGAAATGCAGGCCATTACAGCCGCCGCCAATTTTTTAGGTGGAAAATACCTTAGCGGTTGTACGTTGTATGTAACTCTAGAGCCTTGCCAAATGTGTGCGGGGGCTTTGTATTGGAGTCAGATTAGTAAAATAGTGTATGGCGCTACCGACGAACAAAGGGGTTTTAACAGTATGGGAACCAAACTACACCCAAAAACAAAGGTGGTCTCCGGGGTAATGGAGGCCGAAGCCGTCAGTTTATTAAAACGTTTTTTTATTGAAAAGAGAAATTTAAATTAG
- a CDS encoding toxin-antitoxin system YwqK family antitoxin translates to MKNTILIFAMLFSFVMVAQNGEQKPKLEKEGDMVKATYFHENGEIAQTGYYLDGKLHGEWKAYDETGKKIALAEYKNGEKTGKWFFWDNKSLNEVNYEDSRITGVTTWTNANPVVTVD, encoded by the coding sequence ATGAAAAATACTATTTTAATTTTTGCAATGCTTTTTTCGTTCGTGATGGTTGCTCAAAATGGTGAGCAAAAACCGAAGCTGGAGAAAGAAGGAGATATGGTTAAAGCTACTTATTTCCATGAGAATGGGGAAATAGCACAAACGGGTTATTATCTTGACGGAAAATTGCATGGTGAGTGGAAAGCTTACGATGAAACAGGTAAGAAAATTGCTTTGGCAGAGTATAAGAATGGAGAAAAGACCGGAAAATGGTTCTTTTGGGACAATAAAAGCTTAAACGAAGTTAATTATGAGGACAGTAGAATTACTGGCGTTACTACTTGGACAAATGCCAATCCTGTAGTTACTGTAGATTAA
- a CDS encoding DUF86 domain-containing protein has translation MEIEVRTRLEDIKQAINEIYSFLPKEKEYAVFQEDLKGKRAIERNIEIIGEAINKILKIHPEFPITNARKIVDTRNRISQGYDTVSDAIIWTIVVRDLEKLKSEIEKLLTDS, from the coding sequence ATGGAAATTGAGGTTAGAACGCGACTGGAAGATATTAAACAAGCTATCAATGAAATATATTCTTTTTTGCCTAAGGAAAAAGAATATGCAGTTTTTCAGGAAGACTTAAAAGGCAAAAGAGCGATTGAAAGGAACATTGAAATTATTGGGGAGGCCATCAACAAAATTTTAAAAATTCATCCAGAATTCCCTATTACCAACGCTAGAAAAATTGTTGACACCCGTAATCGTATTAGCCAAGGTTACGACACCGTTTCAGATGCTATTATATGGACAATTGTGGTAAGGGATTTGGAAAAACTGAAATCAGAAATTGAAAAATTACTAACGGACAGCTGA
- a CDS encoding nucleotidyltransferase family protein has protein sequence MKEIHKNIEEIIKLCNTNKVKSLFAFGSVLKDKLRPDSDIDFLVDIDDKDPISYSDKYFDLKFNLEKIFNRRIDLLELKALKNPFLKQEIDQNKFRIYGN, from the coding sequence ATGAAAGAGATCCATAAAAATATCGAAGAGATCATAAAACTTTGTAACACCAACAAGGTGAAATCTTTGTTTGCTTTTGGTTCAGTACTTAAGGATAAACTTAGACCTGATAGCGATATTGATTTTTTAGTGGATATCGACGATAAAGATCCTATCTCTTATTCCGACAAATATTTTGACCTAAAATTCAATTTAGAGAAAATATTTAATCGCAGAATTGACTTATTGGAGTTAAAAGCATTAAAAAATCCGTTTTTAAAGCAAGAAATAGACCAAAACAAATTCCGAATTTATGGAAATTGA
- the dxs gene encoding 1-deoxy-D-xylulose-5-phosphate synthase has translation MSQKLLDTIIFPEDLRKIDRKHLPELAKELREFIIDIVATKEGHLGASLGVVELTIALHYIFNTPSDLLVWDVGHQAYGHKILTGRKNNFHTNRQLNGLSGFPKREESEYDAFGVGHSSTSISAALGMAIASNLKGDTDKHHIAVIGDASIASGMSFEALNHAGVSEANLLIILNDNAIGIDPSVGALKEYLTNVKKDRQLAKNNIIRALNFDYSGPIDGHNLPRLLKELERLKKKKGPKFLHVITTKGKGLKKAEEDQVKYHAPGKFDKRTGELVVQPNKEEPPKYQDVFGATIIELADTNEKIVGITPAMPTGSSLKYMMKKYPHRAFDVGIAEQHAVTLAAGMATQGLIPFCNIYSTFLQRAYDQVIHDVALQKLPVIFCLDRAGLVGQDGATHHGVFDLSYLRCIPNLIIFAPRNEIELRNIMYTAQLGLNLPIAIRYPRGRGVMIDWKQPFEKLTIGSGIQLKKGTDIAVISIGNMAENVTKAMENLKNTEKISHYDLRFLAPLDENMLHKVFTTHKTVVTVEDNVVSGGMGSAICEFASKHNYFLNIENLGIPKQFIEQGTVEELQQQAGIDPKSIAVALNKFL, from the coding sequence ATGAGCCAAAAGCTGTTAGATACCATTATTTTTCCGGAAGATCTAAGAAAAATAGACCGAAAACACCTGCCAGAACTTGCCAAGGAACTGCGGGAATTTATCATCGACATTGTGGCTACCAAAGAAGGGCATTTGGGAGCCAGCTTGGGGGTGGTAGAGCTCACCATTGCGTTACACTATATATTTAACACCCCCAGCGATCTTTTGGTTTGGGATGTTGGGCACCAAGCCTACGGACATAAAATATTAACCGGTAGAAAGAATAATTTCCATACCAATCGCCAACTTAATGGCTTAAGCGGCTTCCCTAAACGGGAAGAAAGCGAGTACGATGCCTTTGGTGTTGGGCATAGCTCCACTTCCATTTCGGCAGCTTTGGGAATGGCAATCGCCTCCAATCTAAAAGGAGATACCGATAAACATCACATTGCGGTTATAGGAGATGCCTCCATCGCCAGCGGAATGTCTTTTGAAGCCCTAAACCATGCCGGGGTTAGCGAGGCCAATCTTTTAATAATCCTAAACGACAATGCTATTGGGATAGACCCCAGCGTGGGCGCATTAAAAGAATACCTTACCAATGTAAAAAAAGACAGGCAACTCGCCAAAAATAACATTATAAGGGCGCTTAACTTCGATTATAGTGGCCCGATAGACGGCCATAACCTCCCCCGATTGCTAAAAGAACTGGAACGACTAAAGAAAAAGAAAGGTCCAAAATTCCTACATGTAATCACAACCAAAGGGAAAGGCTTAAAAAAAGCAGAGGAAGACCAAGTAAAATACCACGCCCCAGGGAAATTCGATAAGCGTACGGGAGAACTTGTGGTACAGCCCAACAAGGAAGAACCCCCGAAATATCAAGATGTTTTTGGGGCCACCATTATCGAACTCGCCGATACCAATGAAAAAATCGTTGGCATTACCCCTGCCATGCCCACGGGAAGCTCGCTAAAATATATGATGAAGAAATACCCACACCGCGCTTTCGATGTGGGGATTGCCGAGCAACATGCCGTAACGTTGGCAGCGGGAATGGCCACACAAGGGCTTATCCCCTTTTGCAACATCTATTCCACTTTTCTCCAACGCGCTTACGACCAAGTGATCCACGATGTGGCATTGCAAAAGCTTCCGGTAATATTTTGTTTGGATCGTGCCGGACTTGTAGGTCAAGATGGAGCTACCCATCATGGGGTTTTCGATCTGTCCTACCTACGTTGCATTCCCAACCTTATCATTTTCGCTCCGCGGAATGAAATAGAGCTTAGGAATATCATGTACACGGCACAGCTAGGGCTTAACCTCCCTATTGCAATTCGGTATCCACGAGGCAGAGGGGTAATGATAGATTGGAAACAACCCTTTGAAAAGCTAACCATTGGTAGCGGGATTCAATTAAAAAAAGGTACGGACATAGCCGTAATTAGCATAGGAAATATGGCCGAAAATGTCACCAAAGCCATGGAGAACCTTAAAAATACTGAAAAGATCTCCCATTACGACCTTAGATTTTTAGCGCCCTTGGACGAAAACATGCTACACAAGGTGTTTACCACCCACAAAACAGTTGTTACAGTGGAAGACAATGTGGTTTCCGGCGGAATGGGCAGTGCTATTTGCGAATTCGCATCAAAACATAATTATTTCTTAAATATAGAGAATCTGGGAATCCCCAAACAATTTATAGAACAGGGCACCGTTGAAGAATTACAGCAACAGGCAGGTATTGATCCCAAAAGTATTGCCGTTGCTCTTAATAAATTTTTATAA
- a CDS encoding cold-shock protein: MTGTVKFFNESKGYGFITNDETGKDIFVHVTELKGVELNEGDKVEYEEEEGRKGMVAAHVQVIG, encoded by the coding sequence ATGACTGGTACAGTAAAATTTTTCAATGAATCAAAAGGTTACGGATTCATAACCAACGACGAAACAGGTAAAGACATTTTTGTTCACGTAACTGAACTTAAAGGTGTTGAACTAAACGAAGGTGACAAAGTAGAATACGAAGAAGAAGAAGGAAGAAAAGGTATGGTTGCTGCACACGTGCAAGTAATCGGCTAA
- a CDS encoding chloride channel protein, whose amino-acid sequence MPHSKKSLFTRILIWRAKHISQRQFIYILSILVGFTSGIGAVVLKNLTHLIQLLLEGKLIQQYHHAFYFVYPLIGLTLTYLIMKYVIGHRVNHGIPSTLFAISKRKGIMRRFQMVGSILTAPFTVGFGGSVGLEGPTVATGAAISSNIARLFHMNQASRTLLIGAAAAGAMSSIFKAPIAAIIFAVEVFSLDLTLASLLPLLLASISGVITSYFFFGSDILLPFKLEDGFVLNDVPFFILLGLVAGFTSIYFTKVYGGIHNFFDKISSPIKRLIIGGMAIGTIVFFIPPLYGEGYEVINHLVQGNPKAALENNFFNIDLDNVWVVIGLLIGLILFKIVASAITFGAGGVGGIFAPTLFMGSIMGNCLAKILNNIGVLNSPVSESNFTLVGMTGLMAGVLHAPLTAIFLIAELTGGYELFIPLMITATISFAITKYFIPHSVYTMELANKGELITHDKDQAVLTLMDLSTVIERNFVPLYPDMNLGDIVHNAVVKSNRNIFPVLNRKTSYLEGIILLDDIRSIMFDQSLYEEIKASDVMQNPPEVIKMQTDNMTRVMQKFQDSGAWNLPVVKDGKYYGFVSKSKLLTAYRRKLISFTK is encoded by the coding sequence ATGCCACATTCTAAAAAAAGTTTGTTTACTAGAATATTAATATGGCGTGCGAAACACATTTCTCAACGTCAATTTATTTATATTTTAAGTATTCTCGTAGGTTTTACTTCTGGAATTGGCGCCGTGGTTCTCAAAAACCTAACACATTTAATCCAACTTTTGCTGGAAGGAAAGCTTATCCAGCAATACCACCACGCATTTTATTTTGTTTACCCACTCATTGGTTTAACCCTTACCTATCTTATCATGAAATATGTAATTGGGCACCGTGTTAACCATGGGATTCCCTCTACGCTATTTGCCATTTCAAAAAGAAAGGGGATTATGCGCAGATTTCAAATGGTGGGAAGTATTTTAACCGCCCCTTTCACCGTAGGTTTTGGGGGTTCTGTTGGTCTGGAAGGGCCTACGGTGGCAACAGGGGCCGCCATAAGCTCAAATATCGCTAGGCTTTTTCATATGAATCAAGCCAGCAGAACCCTTCTTATAGGAGCCGCAGCAGCAGGCGCTATGTCTTCTATTTTTAAGGCACCCATAGCGGCTATTATTTTTGCTGTTGAAGTTTTTAGTCTCGACCTTACCTTGGCATCCCTTTTACCGCTTTTGCTAGCGTCTATTTCGGGGGTCATTACTTCATATTTTTTCTTCGGAAGTGATATTTTACTTCCCTTTAAATTGGAAGATGGTTTTGTTTTAAACGATGTGCCTTTTTTCATTCTCTTAGGTTTGGTAGCCGGGTTTACCTCTATTTACTTTACTAAGGTTTACGGTGGTATCCATAATTTCTTCGATAAAATAAGCTCCCCCATAAAAAGACTTATTATTGGAGGGATGGCCATAGGAACTATTGTCTTTTTTATCCCCCCGCTTTACGGGGAGGGCTACGAGGTAATCAACCATTTGGTACAAGGAAACCCAAAGGCTGCATTGGAAAACAACTTTTTTAATATTGATTTGGATAATGTTTGGGTGGTTATCGGACTTCTAATTGGACTCATTCTATTTAAAATTGTTGCCAGCGCCATTACCTTTGGTGCCGGTGGTGTTGGGGGGATTTTTGCTCCTACTCTATTTATGGGAAGTATTATGGGGAACTGTCTAGCCAAAATCTTAAACAATATTGGGGTGTTGAACAGTCCTGTTTCTGAAAGCAATTTCACCCTTGTGGGAATGACGGGCTTAATGGCTGGCGTTTTACACGCTCCTTTAACCGCCATTTTCTTAATTGCCGAGCTTACGGGAGGTTACGAATTATTCATCCCATTGATGATTACTGCTACCATCTCTTTTGCAATAACTAAATATTTTATTCCGCATTCTGTATATACTATGGAGTTGGCGAATAAAGGAGAGTTAATTACCCACGATAAAGATCAGGCGGTGTTAACCTTGATGGATTTGAGCACGGTGATAGAACGTAACTTTGTTCCATTATACCCAGACATGAACCTCGGCGATATTGTGCACAATGCAGTGGTAAAATCCAACAGGAATATTTTTCCGGTATTAAACCGTAAAACCAGTTATTTAGAAGGGATCATCCTTTTGGATGACATCCGCTCTATTATGTTCGATCAAAGTTTGTACGAAGAGATCAAAGCTTCAGACGTAATGCAAAACCCTCCGGAAGTGATAAAAATGCAAACGGATAATATGACGCGGGTGATGCAGAAATTTCAAGACAGTGGCGCTTGGAACCTTCCGGTAGTAAAAGATGGAAAGTATTATGGATTTGTATCCAAATCTAAATTGCTAACCGCCTACAGAAGAAAATTAATTTCTTTTACCAAGTAA
- a CDS encoding FAD/NAD(P)-binding protein: protein MKKIAIIGIGPRGLSALESLLQALSEQQKQAEIILFETAADPGAGRIWNINQPSTNWLNISERDLKSLDGRPGITYKNIQLPAFPSYKNWTTVNTNPLEPDYFPPRNKIGLYFKQRYETLSAPLLQHGVAKLINSKITNIEKTEAGFSLKDQNENAFYADEVLLTVGHQRTEHSGQLKKWIQHAESNKDLIIVDKPYPVRHLTASPKIAPQTKVALRGFGLAMIDIMRALTIGRGAHFKIEDKETLQCSYHPTERVPKKIIPFSLDGKPMIPKPINEKIDSRFVPSKAQYQQFSDALTKVTSGEQKVDNIDFFKEAAANLSEEIYREHFLPKDSTLTKNDIKSVIINWLTDEDYKHDLLFNYEGATQKTIEAYLKMATGKAPISLDYCVGQVWRHCHDIIFDAFSYAEIEEDILVKAIALYDRMKRYSFGPPVESMQQMLALIKADVLSLDFVNNPDIAQVPQGWQFSMGKETITTPVLVNCVLDAPQLLKVDTPLIKNLLTNDLIAPVHSKLGIETNENASVLTSEENQIPTLSVLGRLAKGSVLGVDSISACFGERVQQWGDDVSRRI from the coding sequence ATGAAGAAAATTGCCATTATTGGGATTGGCCCCAGGGGTTTATCTGCGCTGGAAAGTTTGTTACAAGCCCTAAGCGAACAACAGAAACAAGCGGAAATTATCCTTTTTGAAACTGCTGCCGACCCTGGAGCAGGAAGAATATGGAACATCAATCAACCCAGTACCAATTGGCTCAATATTTCTGAAAGGGATCTAAAAAGCTTGGATGGCAGACCAGGGATTACCTATAAAAACATCCAACTGCCAGCATTTCCTTCCTATAAAAACTGGACAACTGTAAATACCAACCCATTAGAACCCGATTATTTCCCGCCACGAAATAAAATCGGATTGTATTTTAAACAGCGTTACGAAACACTTAGCGCACCTTTATTGCAACATGGTGTTGCAAAACTCATCAATTCTAAAATCACGAATATTGAAAAGACCGAAGCAGGCTTTTCTTTAAAAGACCAAAACGAAAACGCGTTTTATGCCGATGAAGTGCTACTTACGGTAGGGCATCAACGCACGGAACATTCCGGCCAATTAAAAAAATGGATTCAGCATGCAGAATCCAATAAAGATCTTATAATTGTAGATAAACCATACCCTGTACGCCATTTAACCGCTTCTCCAAAAATAGCACCACAAACCAAGGTTGCCTTGCGAGGTTTTGGTTTGGCGATGATAGATATTATGAGAGCCCTCACCATTGGGCGCGGAGCCCATTTTAAAATTGAAGACAAAGAAACCCTGCAGTGTTCTTATCATCCTACGGAAAGGGTTCCGAAGAAAATCATTCCATTTTCATTGGATGGAAAACCCATGATTCCGAAACCCATTAATGAAAAAATTGACAGCCGTTTTGTTCCTTCAAAAGCTCAATACCAACAATTTTCTGATGCTTTGACAAAAGTGACCAGCGGCGAGCAAAAGGTCGATAATATCGATTTTTTTAAGGAAGCAGCAGCCAACCTTTCCGAAGAAATTTACAGGGAACACTTTCTTCCGAAAGATTCAACCTTAACGAAAAACGATATAAAGTCGGTTATTATAAACTGGCTCACGGATGAAGATTACAAGCATGACTTACTTTTTAATTACGAAGGGGCTACCCAAAAAACCATCGAAGCCTACCTTAAAATGGCCACAGGCAAGGCCCCTATTTCCTTGGATTATTGCGTGGGACAGGTATGGAGGCATTGCCACGATATTATTTTTGATGCCTTTTCTTATGCTGAAATAGAAGAGGACATTCTCGTAAAGGCCATTGCGCTTTACGACCGTATGAAGCGTTATTCTTTTGGTCCGCCCGTGGAAAGCATGCAACAGATGCTCGCCCTTATAAAAGCAGACGTTCTATCCTTAGATTTTGTGAATAATCCAGATATAGCGCAAGTCCCTCAAGGTTGGCAATTCTCCATGGGCAAGGAAACCATTACCACCCCAGTGCTTGTAAATTGTGTGCTGGATGCACCCCAACTACTAAAGGTAGACACACCGCTTATAAAAAACCTACTCACCAACGATCTCATTGCCCCGGTACACAGTAAACTGGGCATTGAAACCAATGAAAACGCCAGTGTACTAACCTCAGAGGAAAACCAAATCCCTACTCTTTCGGTTCTTGGCAGACTTGCCAAGGGCAGTGTACTGGGAGTCGATTCTATTTCGGCATGCTTTGGGGAAAGAGTGCAGCAGTGGGGCGATGATGTTTCAAGAAGAATTTAA
- a CDS encoding DUF3078 domain-containing protein, which produces MRVAAILFFVLFFNLTQAQDDDQQVYTNPRTKEVFIIQGKDTVNLTKIIKEYKPLPPRWNRINKVGANISEIAFVNWNAGGNNSITALGNARFERNYKHEKLQWNNEMIMRFGINSQEGQKLRKTEDAFAVNSTLGFRMEDLSNWYFSAKANFNTQFARGYKYPDRDNPISAFMAPGYFLFGFGSEYSPEDKDFKLYFSPITQKSTFVLDQDLADQGSFGVEGAKYDANGVKIKDGENVRTEIGILLTNSYQTKIYENIFMSNELTLYTDYINSFGNIDINWILDVELKVNEYVVANIGTQLIYDNDVKFEERETPTGETVAFSPRVQFKQSLGVGVIYNF; this is translated from the coding sequence ATGAGAGTTGCTGCTATTCTCTTTTTTGTATTGTTCTTTAACCTGACCCAAGCTCAGGATGACGACCAACAAGTATATACCAATCCCAGGACCAAAGAAGTCTTTATAATTCAAGGGAAAGATACCGTTAACCTTACTAAAATAATAAAAGAGTACAAACCACTCCCGCCCAGGTGGAACAGGATTAATAAAGTAGGGGCCAACATAAGCGAAATCGCTTTTGTGAACTGGAATGCCGGGGGTAACAACTCGATTACGGCACTGGGGAACGCGCGTTTCGAAAGAAATTATAAGCATGAAAAATTGCAGTGGAACAACGAAATGATCATGCGCTTTGGTATAAACTCACAAGAGGGACAAAAACTAAGAAAAACAGAAGACGCCTTTGCCGTGAACTCTACTCTGGGTTTTAGGATGGAAGATTTATCCAATTGGTATTTTTCTGCAAAAGCTAATTTTAATACGCAGTTTGCCAGGGGTTATAAATATCCAGACAGGGACAACCCCATTTCCGCTTTTATGGCACCGGGTTACTTCTTATTTGGTTTTGGTAGTGAATACTCGCCAGAAGACAAAGATTTTAAATTATATTTCTCGCCCATAACACAAAAATCAACTTTTGTGTTGGATCAAGATTTGGCAGATCAAGGTTCCTTTGGTGTAGAAGGAGCCAAATACGATGCTAATGGCGTAAAAATAAAGGATGGCGAGAACGTTCGTACAGAAATTGGTATTCTTTTAACCAACTCTTACCAAACGAAAATTTACGAAAACATATTCATGTCTAATGAATTAACCCTCTATACCGATTACATAAATAGTTTTGGAAACATCGATATTAACTGGATCTTAGACGTAGAGCTAAAGGTAAACGAATATGTAGTTGCCAACATTGGCACCCAGCTTATTTATGACAATGATGTAAAGTTTGAAGAGCGCGAAACCCCAACTGGGGAAACAGTTGCTTTTAGTCCGCGGGTACAGTTTAAGCAATCTTTAGGGGTAGGCGTAATTTATAATTTTTAG